The Seriola aureovittata isolate HTS-2021-v1 ecotype China chromosome 7, ASM2101889v1, whole genome shotgun sequence genome includes the window attacattatagatatatattattttgattaaaaacgTTACCGTGACACAAACGGAAGGATAAAGACACCGGGACCTGACGGACTGAAACATTTACCCGGGTTCTGCTTCTCTTTGGAGCCGGGGGAGATGGGTCTGCTCCGCCGGGCTCCCCCTGCCCTCTCCCGGGGAACACTGACGGCACGGCGCCGCTCTTCAGCATCGGCTTGGGCGTGACGTTGAGTATTTTCGCCCGGAAATCCTCCTCGTAGTCCTCGGGGGTGAAGTGCAGGCTGCACACCCGGACCCCGCTGTACTTGGACACAGGTGTGTTCTCGTCGTACCTGGGGTTCCGGATCGCCGTCAGCCATGTTCTGCAGCGCTGCGGGTCTCTGGTCGGTAACCCGTGAAACACGACGCCCATGGACTTGGCCTCATCGTAGCCTTTACACCCGGGAACACAGCACCTCCACGGCATAGTGTCTGTCCGACGGTCGGTGAAACGCCACAGCAGCGACCGTTAATTCACGACCGTGGCGGTTAGACGGTTTAATGTTGACACCACAGAGCACGGAAGTAGAAGTTCTTCTTCTACTACACTATTTTAGGTAAACAACGACATGGCGCATCACCGCCGCCAAGTGGTAGCAACCGGTAACTgcagagatagatagatagatagatagatagatagatagatagatagatagatagatagatagatagatagatagatagatagataaaacCTTAATGCAGAAGGATTTATTGGATTACTCTGACTTCCTGTTAGCTATGTacctacataaataaaaataagaaaatttatttcttttggtgctgtaacaaaacaatttccagctgttttctgtAATGAAAGATAAATcttgattttaaataaataacaataataattatacattttatttataggcaCCTTTCAAGACACTCAAGGACAACACGCAATGAAAGATAAAATGCAATTGCtagacacaaaatacaaaaatacacaatcaattaaaataaatataagaagAGGTCTGAGAGTACGAGCAGAATTTAAGACTCTGACTACCATTAATAACACAGCTGAGCCAACGCGTTGTAGGACTTAAAATATTTCTCTGCTGTCCACTATGTTTGTTGAtcatcagtctttttttctttgttgatgcCTGTCGTGTGTTGGAGACGCAGAGGAGACTGAACTGGGAACATGAGGAACATGTGTGGACCAGTTATCATCTCTACTGATGTTACACACAGAGAGTGGTTCAGAGTTTCTCATGTGAATCTCAGAGAGAAGGAAACTAATCCTGTTTCCCTGGATGTGAACGTTTCCTCTGAGGTGTGACGGGTTGTTTCCACTCAGCGAACACGAGTCAGTCCTCAGTTGctgatcttcttcttcttctcttctgcaGGACTTCATCTACACCTGCGCCATCGCCCTGTTCTTTGGCATCTCCTCCGTCGCTTTTGCTGCACAAAACAGCGGCACAGACCTGGAGAAGAGTGCTGTGGTAAGgtcctcttcctttcctctcctaaCTTTCCTTCTTggcctcctcctttcctcctctacCTGCTTATTTCCTTCCTTatgtcctccttttttcttAACTCCTTTTTCCCCTCCATTTTCCTTCTCTACCTTAACCTCTTTCTTTCCCACCCCGTTCTTTCCCT containing:
- the LOC130172226 gene encoding uncharacterized protein LOC130172226, whose translation is MPWRCCVPGCKGYDEAKSMGVVFHGLPTRDPQRCRTWLTAIRNPRYDENTPVSKYSGVRVCSLHFTPEDYEEDFRAKILNVTPKPMLKSGAVPSVFPGRGQGEPGGADPSPPAPKRSRTRPTCGAAAGSSQSPPAAASEDSFCIVVSVDPLDDSSFHSEPECDESDESDEDPDKDCTIVYNHNLMELFRMCQTCGQPIVEKEVFHSGAQMRVKWSCHGGHSGTWKSSPRLRDVPP